One window from the genome of Poecilia reticulata strain Guanapo linkage group LG9, Guppy_female_1.0+MT, whole genome shotgun sequence encodes:
- the ccno gene encoding cyclin-O isoform X1 — protein sequence MVSFRKDDSVCGTFCQRRLTPPRQTARHRKQRLMSKLGDSGFEDDLVSSPIPPRCRTNASQLESEESEPADGQLSHWYLQYGDVGFRIQREKESQFHPCQSLARQPQLTADARCKLVSWLIPVHKHFRLSFECCCLTVNIMDRFLASTPVATDCFQLLGVTALLLASKQVEVRSPSVSYLLSLCCDAFTKEQFCNLECLVLLRLNFRLASPTLAFFLDYFSSLVEAAQFVIKNNSGDGFSGVSSAIAKIRKCSELAQKVCELTLADYAFNKYPPSLIACCALRLACELLRTEHCVAEQAAVELVENPWECFRGDLCMQPVCVQSCESSTFSPGQCLTGEASPDQDCSLVQECKDNLKMLVSLNQETLKVRPLM from the exons ATGGTGTCATTTAGAAAGGATGATTCAGTTTGCGGTACATTTTGTCAAAGAAGACTCACGCCGCCTCGGCAGACTGCTCGGCACAGAAAGCAGAGACTTATGTCCAAACTGGGTGACTCTGGATTCGAGGACGATCTGGTTTCCTCTCCCATTCCGCCCCGTTGTCGGACGAATGCATCCCAACTGGAGTCAGAAGAATCAGAGCCCGCTGATGGACAGCTGTCCCACTGGTACCTTCAGTACGGAGACGTCGGTTTCAGGATCCAGAGGGAGAAAGAGTCGCAGTTTCATCCCTGCCAAAGCTTGGCACGTCAACCACAA CTGACTGCAGATGCACGCTGTAAGCTGGTGAGCTGGCTCATCCCTGTCCATAAACACTTCCGTCTGTCCTTTGAGTGCTGCTGCCTCACGGTGAACATCATGGACAGGTTCCTGGCGTCCACTCCAGTGGCCACAGACTGCTTCCAGCTCCTGGGTGTCACTGCGCTCCTCTTAGCCAGTAAACAG GTGGAGGTGCGCTCTCCATCGGTCAGCTATCTCTTGTCTCTGTGCTGTGATGCTTTCACCAAGGAGCAGTTCTGCAACCTGGAGTGCCTCGTCCTGCTCCGCCTTAACTTTCGCCTCGCCTCGCCCACCCTGGCCTTCTTCCTGGATTACTTCAGCAGTCTCGTCGAGGCTGCCCAGTTTGTGATTAAGAACAACAGCGGTGACGGGTTTTCAGGAGTGAGTTCAGCGATAGCGAAGATCAGAAAGTGCAGTGAGCTTGCACAAAAAGTATGTGAGTTGACTCTAGCAGACTATGCTTTCAATAAATACCCACCATCTCTGATTGCTTGCTGTGCCCTGAGACTTGCATGTGAATTACTGAGAACCGAACACTGCGTTGCAGAGCAGGCAGCCGTGGAGTTGGTGGAAAACCCATGGGAATGTTTCAGAGGAGATCTATGTATGCAGCCGGTTTGTGTCCAGTCATGTGAAAGCTCCACCTTTAGTCCTGGGCAGTGTTTGACAGGGGAGGCGAGTCCAGATCAGGACTGCAGTCTGGTGCAGGAATGCAAAGACAACCTAAAGATGTTGGTGTCACTGAATCAGGAGACTCTAAAAGTGAGGCCATTAATGTAA
- the ccno gene encoding cyclin-O isoform X2, which produces MSKLGDSGFEDDLVSSPIPPRCRTNASQLESEESEPADGQLSHWYLQYGDVGFRIQREKESQFHPCQSLARQPQLTADARCKLVSWLIPVHKHFRLSFECCCLTVNIMDRFLASTPVATDCFQLLGVTALLLASKQVEVRSPSVSYLLSLCCDAFTKEQFCNLECLVLLRLNFRLASPTLAFFLDYFSSLVEAAQFVIKNNSGDGFSGVSSAIAKIRKCSELAQKVCELTLADYAFNKYPPSLIACCALRLACELLRTEHCVAEQAAVELVENPWECFRGDLCMQPVCVQSCESSTFSPGQCLTGEASPDQDCSLVQECKDNLKMLVSLNQETLKVRPLM; this is translated from the exons ATGTCCAAACTGGGTGACTCTGGATTCGAGGACGATCTGGTTTCCTCTCCCATTCCGCCCCGTTGTCGGACGAATGCATCCCAACTGGAGTCAGAAGAATCAGAGCCCGCTGATGGACAGCTGTCCCACTGGTACCTTCAGTACGGAGACGTCGGTTTCAGGATCCAGAGGGAGAAAGAGTCGCAGTTTCATCCCTGCCAAAGCTTGGCACGTCAACCACAA CTGACTGCAGATGCACGCTGTAAGCTGGTGAGCTGGCTCATCCCTGTCCATAAACACTTCCGTCTGTCCTTTGAGTGCTGCTGCCTCACGGTGAACATCATGGACAGGTTCCTGGCGTCCACTCCAGTGGCCACAGACTGCTTCCAGCTCCTGGGTGTCACTGCGCTCCTCTTAGCCAGTAAACAG GTGGAGGTGCGCTCTCCATCGGTCAGCTATCTCTTGTCTCTGTGCTGTGATGCTTTCACCAAGGAGCAGTTCTGCAACCTGGAGTGCCTCGTCCTGCTCCGCCTTAACTTTCGCCTCGCCTCGCCCACCCTGGCCTTCTTCCTGGATTACTTCAGCAGTCTCGTCGAGGCTGCCCAGTTTGTGATTAAGAACAACAGCGGTGACGGGTTTTCAGGAGTGAGTTCAGCGATAGCGAAGATCAGAAAGTGCAGTGAGCTTGCACAAAAAGTATGTGAGTTGACTCTAGCAGACTATGCTTTCAATAAATACCCACCATCTCTGATTGCTTGCTGTGCCCTGAGACTTGCATGTGAATTACTGAGAACCGAACACTGCGTTGCAGAGCAGGCAGCCGTGGAGTTGGTGGAAAACCCATGGGAATGTTTCAGAGGAGATCTATGTATGCAGCCGGTTTGTGTCCAGTCATGTGAAAGCTCCACCTTTAGTCCTGGGCAGTGTTTGACAGGGGAGGCGAGTCCAGATCAGGACTGCAGTCTGGTGCAGGAATGCAAAGACAACCTAAAGATGTTGGTGTCACTGAATCAGGAGACTCTAAAAGTGAGGCCATTAATGTAA
- the mcidas gene encoding multicilin, whose product MELMMETQKEGNAFGAAWPNRLGQRRGKAIDKFPVPRSSSPVSVYVEFPRIACKGFATIEWGDLEGCASAVEQERNSFISQVNESDPDEQHYGDYAMSFITDSTAAGDSCLSELLPFQGCVIPPLTPQRDFSPEVSMVQTSTEKTEDGVSWRSVAECQGRALGDSMAINKQLQESLHKRQQELDSLQERNLHLKQLATRAKHLASVLERLMTVRNSRAEDPEVPSSETTSLSPCKRQRLDEGYETESSDSVEDILRDISTRCNAVLLSNAAGSPQESETIRMYGAFSSLQMSTPNSSSTVNVDAPEAAEDASSFRTSVREHGTIRTQVFPHGHAFTSRTLQGGYRFRWVPSHS is encoded by the exons ATGGAGCTGATGATGGAGACGCAAAAAGAAGGGAACGCTTTCGGTGCTGCTTGGCCCAACAGACTGGGACAGCGTAGGGGGAAAGCAATT GATAAATTCCCGGTGCCAAGAAGCAGCAGTCCTGTCAGTGTTTATGTTGAATTTCCTCGCATTGCTTGCAAAG GTTTTGCAACAATTGAATGGGGGGACTTGGAGGGCTGTGCATCTGCTGTGGAACAGGAGAGAAACTCATTCATCTCTCAG GTGAATGAGTCTGACCCAGACGAGCAGCATTATGGAGATTATGCGATGTCTTTCATCACAG ATTCCACTGCTGCAGGAGATAGCTGTCTGTCTGAACTTCTCCCATTTCAGGGGTGTGTAATACCCCCTCTAACCCCTCAGAGGGATTTCTCTCCAGAGGTCAGCATGGTTCAAACCTCCACAGAAAAAACAGAGGATGGAGTTTCATGGAGGAGTGTTGCAGAGTGCCAGGGGAGGGCTCTTGGAGACTCAATGGCCATCAACAAACAG CTCCAGGAGAGTCTTCACAAGCGACAACAAGAACTGGACTCCCTTCAGGAAAGAAACCTGCACCTCAAGCAACTGGCGACTAGAGCAAAACACCTTGCCTCAGTCCTTGAA AGACTCATGACAGTCAGAAATTCTCGTGCTGAAGATCCGGAGGTACCAAGCTCTGAAACCACCTCTCTGAGTCCCTGCAAGAGGCAGCGCCTGGATGAAGGCTATGAAACAGAGTCCTCTGACTCGGTGGAGGACATTCTGAGGGACATCAGCACACGCTGCAACGCTGTGCTGCTCAGCAACGCTGCAGGATCACCACAGGAGTCCGAGACGATACGCATGTATGGCGCATTCTCAAGTTTGCAGATGTCCACtcctaacagcagcagcactgtgAATGTTGATGCACCGGAGGCTGCAGAAGATGCCTCGTCCTTCAGGACCTCCGTCAGAGAGCACGGCACCATTCGAACTCAGGTGTTTCCTCATGGGCATGCGTTTACATCAAGGACCCTGCAGGGGGGGTACCGTTTCCGCTGGGTCCCCAGCCACAGCTGA
- the gpx8 gene encoding putative glutathione peroxidase 8, with amino-acid sequence MEALGGYPTKSSKARIKRLRVLVSMTVGVGCLFLLQTHLVKPRKQRDFYSFEVKDAKGRTVSLEKYRGKASLVVNVASHCQHTEASYKSLQDLHRELGTSHFNVLAFPCGQFGDTEPGFSRDIEAFAKSTYGVTFPFFSKIKILGTEAEPAFRFLTDSVQKIPKWNFWKFLVNQEGKVIRFWRTDESMESVRKEVTALVREIIIRKRGEL; translated from the exons ATGGAGGCTCTCGGAGGTTATCCCACCAAGTCCTCCAAAGCCAGAATAAAAAGGCTTAGGGTCCTGGTGAGCATGACAGTCGGTGTGGGCTGTTTGTTCCTCCTGCAGACGCACCTGGTGAAGCCCAGAAAACAGAGGGACTTTTATTCGTTTGAGGTGAAAGACGCAAAGGGGAGGACGGTATCCCTGGAGAAGTACCGAGGAAAA GCATCGCTGGTTGTAAACGTGGCGAGTCACTGCCAGCACACGGAGGCGAGCTACAAGTCTCTGCAGGACCTGCACCGGGAGCTGGGCACGTCTCACTTCAACGTCCTGGCCTTCCCCTGCGGCCAGTTCGGGGACACGGAGCCCGGGTTCAGCCGGGACATTGAGGCCTTCGCCAAGTCCACGTACGGCGTGACGTTCCCCTTCTTCAGCAAGATCAAAATCCTGGGCACGGAGGCTGAGCCTGCCTTCAGGTTCCTCACAG attctGTGCAGAAAATACCAAAGTGGAATTTTTGGAAGTTTCTCGTGAATCAGGAAGGAAAAGTGATCCGGTTCTGGAGAACAGACGAATCCATGGAGAGCGTCCGAAAAGAGGTCACAGCACTGGTTCGAGAAATCATCATAAGGAAACGCGGGGAGCTATGA